GGGAGATCAACAGACCTCGCAATAACTCATGGGATGGCTATATAAAGCCATAAAAAGCAAGTAAACAACTACAAATGAAGctacaatacacattagagatTTCCTAAGAGAGATTAACTAATTGAAGTATCGAATGGTCCTTGGCTGGCACCAATCCGGTGTCTTTCATTATTACTTTGTTTGTTCTTAACAAGAAGTCCAATTCATCCATCACAACTGgacttttatatttaaatggatacaattattttcattatgtaaattggacttttatatttaaatggaCACGATTATTTTCATTATGTAAATTGGACTTTTACATTTAAATAGACACGATTATTTTCGTAACTTTGGAAACCAAATGGGAAATGCCCGTTTTTCTCAACCTTGCAGACAGACAtgttttttgtgtattttacgCATAATTATTAATTGAGGCCTAAGACAACAATTTAAAGATAGGCATTTTATGAAAAGTTATTAGTTTCTTCCAATATATTAAAGGTAGTACTCGTTGATCACTTCTTTGCAAAAtcatcaatttgattttttttttttttttaacaactttagcatcaaatgaattgatttttttttactaataccACTATGATCATaccaaaatcataaaatattaacTGTTATTGGCATGTTAAATACACTTCTTGCAAAATATGGCCACATttctatgacatttttttttttaatatgcgtcaagtattttaaatataaaataaaattttaaaaaaacttgtaatttagcTAAACTTAGCTTTAAACAAATTCTTATCAAACCTCGCTCAAATTCTTGGTTGGCAAAAATAAGGTTAGTATAGGGCCCACTCAACACATTTTGGAGTCAAACGCAAatgtaaaatgtattattaCTTAATATTTAAAAGCAATAcatgaattatataaaataatcgaacctttttatataatttaataaattaattggactattttttatatatttataaaatgtattaaaaaaaatttgattccaAAAATTTTTACACTCTTAAATTATCGCAAATATAGTAAAACGtattaataaaatgatgaagTGTAAAATGTTGAACAATTcgataagaatataatattttaaaaataatttttatttattaaattttggtccTTAATAACATTCTATCAgctaatagaattttttttttttttttaattacagtAGTATATTTGTACAATACtctaaaacaaaatagatataatataatatattttagggGACTTTAGGTCATTGCCTAAATGGCCTAAAGGTAGAGCCACCCAACATCCAATCATCTTTTGTTCCGAGTATTATAATGCAAATAATGAATCATAAACTTTAAATATGCAGCCAACCACGAAGTTTATGTATAATCATCGATTTTAACTTAATCAATCACATCCAtgttataaagaaaacaaataaaatataaactgtATCATCTAGATACATTTATTTGATAGGAAAAGTTGTACGGCATTCTGGAACTTGAAGTCAAGCTGAAGCCGCAGCAATCTAGAATACGTTGATTGAACTTGAATGATCTTTAAGATTTGTTACTTCTTCTGACCATGTCTGATGCACATGCATCCAAGTGAATCCATCCGATGGAACCGCGGCATCctgaaaagaaattaaaaaaaaaaattcagaaaacgTCCGGCACAAGTTTAACAGGATGTTTATGTAACTCACCTTTGAACTCACTATAACAGTGGTTTTGCAACAATTGCGTTCCTCACCTACAAGAGTCAGCTAGTCAATTTAGAGAAGCAGAAATCACAAGGTATGAAAACCTAGCGTTTCAGGGTGgctttcaaaaatatatatatatatataattttctacTGCATTTATGAGTATCCTCTCATACAAATAattatagaaaatatgaccATTCCTTTCACGGTCTCTGCAAAGTTACTACAGGAGAAAGAGTATAGACTATAAGACATGCAACAGTCAGACACAAATGTGAAGACAAATGATATTGGTGGTTGCACAGAATTAATTTTATACCGTGATATTATCAAGTTAGATTtactgagaaagaaaaaaggtataagaacaagaaaaataaagtaaataagctcaaaatattatttcaatcCCAGAACTACATATCATGGTTTAATTTCATGCATAAGCTCTCGATTGTATCCATTTAGACCCTGAAGTTTTGAAAATGGTTCAATGTTACACTAACTCCCACTTGCCATCAAAATTAACTACTGAAATCATACTAACCACACCTCCTTCAAATTCTTTTGGTAGTAAAGATCAAAGCTAAACACAGGCTAAATCACTAAACTTGAAAaccaattttattaaaatcactCTATTTCAAAGAGGAATGTGGAATCAAGCATAACATTGAACTATTTACAGAACCTCAATAACTAAATTGACACCATTGATAGTTTAGAGATAAAATTGAACTCAACATAAAGTTTAGTGATAAAAAATTGcagttacaaaataaataaaagaagaataaagTAAAGGGGATAACAAAGTTTGCACCAGATAACTCCCACTTATCTAACTTCACAAGCCATGTGTTTGAACTGATTTGTGTGGGCAACACCCGATCAATCCAAACTCGAAATTGCTTTCCCTGTTTGTCTCCATAGATCAATCTCATTCCATCTATTTTATCTCGAAGAGAATGTTCAAAGCCAGTTGGTTCGACATGAACCCCAGATGGATCCTGACgaaggaaaaattaataataataataataacaactataGACTCGTAACCAACCATAGGAACAGAGTAGCATGACTAGCAAGAGAATGGGGGATgggtttgaaaaacaaaaaactactATCCAAATCATGGCCTGCTGTGAGAATTGTTACTAACCAGAAgcatcaaaaagaaaaccagGCAAATGACCATTACAACTATGAAATATAATTTACTATCTGTAGGCAAAAGGAGACATGGGAATACTTATCTTTCATCTACAACCCAGGCTTCTATCAGAAAAATATAACTCAGaaaacaaatactaaaaaataacaaaatttggCATGTTCAAGGATGGAGATATTAGCCCCCCAGAAGGACTAAATGTCACTAATCTATACCCAACAAGACACTATAATTATTAATATGTGGATAAACAATAAGTTACTCTAAACTtataaaattgaattgaaaGGTAAAAGGGATATCAGACATACACAAGATGCTTTCAGACTTGCCAGATATGGCTCAAAATTCTCAATTTCTGCACGCCTCCATCTCTCatagaacaagaaaaatttcacTACTTCATGTCCAGGATTTACATTTTCCAGCTTGCATTCCAAAAAGTCCGTGACATCTCTAGGAGATATGTTTGGACCAAGGCCAAAATGACCAATAGCTTGTATTATCCCAGCTGCACACCTCTCCGTTGCATGAATAATCTTGGGGTTATTCTTAGCATTTTCAGCATGCCACTTCAGCAATTCTTCTTGGGCATTGCTAACCTACATAGTGAGTAAATGTTAGAATATAAACAGTTGGGAGGACAACCTCAACTGCTTGCTGAGATAACAAGATTGCAAAGGATCAAATAGATGAACTACCAACCATGACACCATACACTTCTGGTATGCTGAATAGCTCAGCATCATTTCCAGAGTCACCACAAACAAGAGTGTTATTAGGCAGTTTTCCCTCagtcttaaatttttttagcagATATGCAAGAGCTTGCCCTTTTCCAGCACCTTGTGGTAATATATCCAAATCCCTTCCTCcactataaattattttaacatCCAGCTGCCCAAAAGCAAATAGAGGTTTtggaaattaataataaatataatatatgacAGAAATCAAGTCATAAACTTTTACTTAAAAATTTAATCTTACTCCATGCTTTTCAAAACACTCCATAAGAGCCTTCGACACAGCCTGAGCCTTGTCTTTCTCAACATAAAAGCTAACCTTGTGTGGTCGTAGCTCTGTCTCCGCCTGTGTCACCCCATAAAGTTCAACACTTCAGAAATTTTAAGTAATGATTACAATCAAGTCAAttgcattgaatgctttataaTACAGATCATCATATTTGATATCAACACCATGAACTGGCAAAAGAATTAACCCATCAGACGCCATTATCTATAAACAACACCTGAAGAGTGAGCTCAGGGAATTTTTTTGATTCCTCTATGACTATGCTCCTATCCCATTTCTGATTTAAGATTTCAACCCAACCATCATCTGGCACCATTAAGTTGCCATATGTTATCTCGGTTCCAACAGACATTATTGTTATATCTGGAGTTAACATGGGTTTCTCTTCCCTCAACTTCTTGTAAAGAACAGGTGATCTTCCAGTAGAGAAAACTAGCAGAGAATCATGACGATAATTGGATTCCCACAAGGCACTAAAACTGAGCAGAGAAAGGTTCTCAGAATCATGATGATCAACCTGCAATAAAAACATCGCACAATAAAATCATTGCAGCAAGAGAATGGAGTAACATGAGCATCAAGAAAAGAATTAGAGAACCTACCATCGTATGATCAAGATCCGAGACAATCATGAGACGTGCCGAGGTCTTTAGCCTATCCATGATTCTTCCCCTGACTTGATcctgtaattaaattaattagaatTACAATTATTAagataataatattttgatgCTTAGGTTGATGTGGAATatgaaatgttaaaaaattaacaagtataaaatttgaatagTTTATTATTAGATGCACACACTCGGAGCACACAGAATACAGATCAACTTCTTTATCATAGGAGAATCTTcatctttattaatattttctaaGTAATTATGAGCATCCAACGTTTCTGTTTCATCCTACAATAAATTTAAAGGACCACAGTGCCTGTTATACCTTGCAAAACTATATATGGCACTAACAGATACAAAAGTTTCCAATGCTGAATAACAGTGATAAAGAAATTATTACAACGGAAATTACC
The sequence above is drawn from the Quercus robur chromosome 7, dhQueRobu3.1, whole genome shotgun sequence genome and encodes:
- the LOC126692770 gene encoding probable sucrose-phosphatase 2; protein product: MDRLKTSARLMIVSDLDHTMVDHHDSENLSLLSFSALWESNYRHDSLLVFSTGRSPVLYKKLREEKPMLTPDITIMSVGTEITYGNLMVPDDGWVEILNQKWDRSIVIEESKKFPELTLQAETELRPHKVSFYVEKDKAQAVSKALMECFEKHGLDVKIIYSGGRDLDILPQGAGKGQALAYLLKKFKTEGKLPNNTLVCGDSGNDAELFSIPEVYGVMVSNAQEELLKWHAENAKNNPKIIHATERCAAGIIQAIGHFGLGPNISPRDVTDFLECKLENVNPGHEVVKFFLFYERWRRAEIENFEPYLASLKASCDPSGVHVEPTGFEHSLRDKIDGMRLIYGDKQGKQFRVWIDRVLPTQISSNTWLVKLDKWELSGEERNCCKTTVIVSSKDAAVPSDGFTWMHVHQTWSEEVTNLKDHSSSINVF